From Actinomycetota bacterium, the proteins below share one genomic window:
- a CDS encoding DUF6036 family nucleotidyltransferase, whose protein sequence is MPGSLELGKEELENRLREFDRTVYLLYPGRTFRLVLVGGGAMVLLGCLNRSTADLDALSFPRELGSLMAQYDINFRVAAYLDHFAYNLEDRLVALDLGTTTVECYSASLEDVVASKLHSQRDSDAQDVRRPEVLKMLDWGRLAQIADEMQDSTMSDRRYKEFLQNYQEFRQECGPCDH, encoded by the coding sequence ATGCCAGGCTCACTTGAACTTGGAAAAGAGGAACTCGAGAACAGACTGCGCGAATTCGATCGTACCGTCTATCTGCTATATCCGGGCCGAACCTTCAGGCTTGTTCTTGTAGGCGGCGGGGCGATGGTCCTGCTGGGATGCTTGAACCGCTCGACAGCTGATCTCGATGCACTCTCCTTTCCGCGCGAACTGGGAAGCTTGATGGCACAGTACGACATCAACTTTCGCGTCGCTGCCTACCTCGACCATTTCGCATACAACCTTGAAGACAGGCTCGTTGCACTGGATCTTGGGACGACGACCGTTGAATGTTACTCGGCCTCACTCGAGGACGTAGTAGCCTCTAAGCTTCATTCGCAACGAGATTCTGATGCGCAAGACGTCCGACGTCCTGAAGTCTTGAAGATGCTTGATTGGGGCCGCCTCGCCCAAATCGCCGACGAAATGCAAGACAGCACGATGAGTGATCGTCGCTACAAGGAGTTTCTCCAGAACTACCAGGAATTCCGGCAGGAG
- a CDS encoding cytochrome b/b6 domain-containing protein, translated as MSARTVTSTARAVASRGDRIVRQSVENRLVHWLVALSTFALIFSGFGQMPMYERYGLADLPGMAWAADYHLTLSIHYVAGMVLVFAMVLHIVSAIATRRFTILPRRGDFKESAKIIAAMLGRGKEPESHKYLAEQRLAYAFIGGNLLLVTITGVVKVIKNLPAVDLDPTLIFWTTMLHNVSAMLIVMGVIGHFAAFAIKANRKLLPAMFSGTVDRKYAEERHGLWYREVYGDEGRGSQAE; from the coding sequence ATGAGCGCCCGCACAGTAACGTCCACTGCTCGCGCAGTAGCCTCCAGGGGCGACCGCATCGTGCGGCAGTCGGTTGAGAACCGGCTGGTGCACTGGCTTGTGGCGCTATCTACCTTCGCGCTGATCTTCTCGGGCTTCGGTCAGATGCCGATGTACGAGAGATACGGCCTCGCCGACCTCCCAGGCATGGCCTGGGCCGCCGACTACCACCTCACACTCTCGATCCACTACGTGGCCGGTATGGTGCTTGTCTTCGCAATGGTGCTGCACATCGTTTCGGCGATAGCCACGCGCAGATTCACCATCCTGCCCAGACGGGGCGACTTCAAGGAGTCCGCAAAAATCATCGCCGCGATGCTCGGCAGGGGCAAGGAGCCCGAGTCGCACAAGTACCTTGCCGAGCAGCGCCTCGCATACGCTTTCATCGGCGGGAATCTGCTGCTGGTCACCATCACCGGTGTGGTGAAGGTCATCAAGAACCTGCCCGCAGTCGACCTCGATCCGACGCTCATCTTCTGGACAACGATGCTGCACAATGTCTCGGCGATGCTCATAGTGATGGGAGTGATCGGTCACTTCGCGGCGTTCGCCATCAAGGCGAACCGCAAACTGCTGCCTGCGATGTTCAGCGGGACGGTGGATCGCAAGTATGCCGAGGAGCGGCATGGGCTCTGGTACCGCGAGGTGTATGGAGATGAGGGCCGGGGCTCGCAAGCGGAGTAG